Proteins from a genomic interval of Periophthalmus magnuspinnatus isolate fPerMag1 chromosome 11, fPerMag1.2.pri, whole genome shotgun sequence:
- the LOC117378371 gene encoding saxitoxin and tetrodotoxin-binding protein 1-like: MKSSLIVLSLVLVLVLVRADHHKDHEPKCEGRITEENLPKVQGNWVAVWGVSDGPKGQALIPKVTSSHLKLVLLDNKTLNYQESNFYKGETWNCSFFVMNATVVDGSDHHNLTLKVHEGRTEYEGKLEPFNDNVTLSFYQRCDHCLAMTFNSDEWNNFFIIYWREGHHTDVEEIKKEHAEFHKQAECLGFPTEPAFHYNGTADFCHKEN; this comes from the exons AGTCCTCACTGATAGTCCTGAGTCTGGTGCTGGTCCTTGTCCTGGTTCGAGCCGACCACCACAAAGACCATGAACCAAAATGTGAAGGCCGCATCACAGAGGAGAATCTGCCAAAg GTGCAGGGGAACTGGGTGGCAGTTTGGGGGGTCAGCGATGGGCCCAAAGGTCAGGCTCTTATCCCAAAGGTCACAAGCTCTCACCTGAAACTAGTGCTCCTCGACAACAAGACCCTCAACTACCAAGAGAGCAACTTCTACAA GGGTGAGACGTGGAATTGCTCCTTCTTCGTAATGAACGCAACAGTTGTGGATGGCAGCGATCATCACAATCTTACACTGAAGGTTCATGAAGGAA GGACGGAGTACGAGGGGAAACTGGAACCATTCAACGATAACGTGACGCTCTCGTTCTACCAGAGATGTGATCACTGTCTGGCCATGACCTTCAACAGCGACGAGTGGAACAATTTCTTTATCATCTACT ggagagagggacatcACACTGACGTGGAGGAAATAAAGAAGGAACACGCAGAGTTCCACAAACAAGCTGAGTGTTTGGGGTTCCCCACAGAGCCAGCGTTCCACTACAATGGAACAGCAG atttctGTCACAAAGAGAATTAG